A single Cupriavidus sp. D39 DNA region contains:
- a CDS encoding MFS transporter has product MNLYTSNAMPAKSAAATTGARPYAWVVFALMFCLLLSDYMSRQAINALFPLLKVQWQISDTQLGSISSVVPLTVGVLTLPFSIIADRWGRVKSIALMVAVWSVATLGCAIASTYHEMFVARLFVGVGEAAYGSVGFAMLVSIFPRHMRSTIAGGFTSAAAFGSVLGVSLSGIIATHFGWRWSMGLMAIVGFVLVIMYYFVVTEKRSQVRNRTMPTELWRTGM; this is encoded by the coding sequence TTGAACCTGTATACGAGTAACGCGATGCCGGCTAAGTCGGCTGCGGCTACCACTGGTGCCCGACCCTACGCGTGGGTGGTATTTGCATTGATGTTTTGCCTGTTACTGTCTGACTACATGTCCCGACAGGCGATCAATGCCTTGTTTCCACTCTTGAAAGTGCAGTGGCAGATTTCCGATACACAACTTGGTTCGATCAGCAGCGTGGTGCCGTTGACGGTCGGCGTGCTGACCCTCCCATTCTCCATCATCGCGGACCGCTGGGGACGTGTCAAAAGCATTGCACTGATGGTTGCGGTGTGGAGTGTTGCCACGCTCGGGTGCGCCATTGCCAGCACCTACCACGAGATGTTCGTCGCGCGCTTGTTCGTTGGTGTCGGCGAGGCTGCCTACGGAAGTGTCGGATTCGCTATGCTCGTGAGTATCTTCCCAAGGCATATGCGTTCTACCATTGCCGGCGGCTTTACGTCTGCCGCTGCTTTTGGTTCCGTGCTCGGTGTTTCGCTTTCCGGCATCATTGCGACGCACTTTGGCTGGCGATGGTCCATGGGTCTGATGGCGATCGTTGGCTTTGTGCTGGTGATCATGTACTACTTCGTGGTCACGGAAAAAAGATCGCAAGTGCGCAACCGGACAATGCCAACGGAACTCTGGCGTACGGGCATGTGA
- a CDS encoding quinone oxidoreductase family protein: MAKVVKFYETGGPEVLRFEDVGVGEPGPGEVRVRHVAVGLNFADTYFRGGTYQVPLPSGLGNEAAGVVEAVGAGVTHLAVGDRVTYTGFINTLGAYSTERLISAAPLIKLPEAISCEAAAAMTMRGLSAAYLVRRIYPFKAGDAVLLHAAAGGVGLIVSQWAKLLGLTVIGTVSTDAKAEVARAHGCDHTINYSHEDVAKRVRELTDGVGVSVVFDSVGKATFMSSLDSLKRRGLMVCVGTASGTIPPFDPQILARKGSLYLTRPGLADYIADPAEKAELVDELFGHVAAGRIRIEINQRYALEDAVQAHRDLEARKTTGSSIFVI; this comes from the coding sequence ATGGCGAAAGTCGTTAAATTTTACGAAACGGGCGGGCCCGAGGTCCTTCGTTTTGAGGACGTTGGCGTTGGTGAACCGGGCCCGGGAGAGGTCCGCGTCCGCCACGTGGCCGTGGGTCTGAATTTTGCTGACACCTACTTCCGCGGCGGTACTTATCAGGTTCCGCTGCCCAGCGGCCTCGGCAATGAGGCCGCCGGCGTAGTCGAGGCCGTCGGTGCCGGGGTAACCCATCTGGCGGTCGGCGACCGTGTGACCTATACGGGCTTCATCAACACGCTGGGCGCCTACAGCACTGAGCGGCTGATCTCTGCTGCACCGCTGATCAAGCTGCCTGAGGCAATCAGTTGCGAAGCCGCGGCGGCCATGACCATGCGGGGCCTGTCCGCCGCCTACCTGGTGCGCCGGATCTACCCCTTCAAGGCGGGCGATGCCGTGCTGCTGCATGCCGCGGCAGGTGGTGTCGGCCTTATCGTTTCGCAATGGGCCAAACTGCTGGGGCTGACGGTGATCGGCACGGTTTCTACCGATGCCAAGGCTGAAGTGGCGCGCGCCCACGGCTGCGATCACACGATCAACTACAGCCATGAGGACGTGGCCAAGCGCGTGCGGGAGCTGACGGACGGAGTGGGTGTGTCCGTGGTTTTCGATAGCGTGGGCAAGGCCACCTTCATGTCCTCGCTGGACTCCCTCAAGCGCCGCGGCCTAATGGTCTGCGTGGGTACCGCTTCCGGCACGATCCCGCCGTTCGATCCGCAAATTCTGGCCCGCAAGGGCTCGCTGTACCTGACCCGCCCGGGCCTGGCCGACTATATCGCCGATCCTGCCGAAAAGGCCGAACTGGTTGATGAGCTGTTCGGCCATGTGGCGGCAGGCCGCATCCGCATCGAGATCAATCAGCGCTATGCCCTGGAGGACGCGGTGCAGGCACATCGGGACCTGGAGGCTCGAAAGACCACCGGCTCGTCCATTTTCGTGATTTGA
- a CDS encoding Bug family tripartite tricarboxylate transporter substrate binding protein, giving the protein MSVLKKLVAVTVCAEAVIALCAPGPVQAQAAWPARPIQMIVPSSPGSGTDALARVMAQRLSESLKQAVVVENRPGGSGVIGTNAVLKAAPDGYTILYTTASNMVVAPAVMKSISQEARKSLVPIAQTAVGGVLLLVSPDLPVHDLPGLIQYVRANPDKYSYGSWATGSSAHLTMEWLKNQTGMKTEHVAYRTSSQLLTELSSGVLKIGWTDPSVAVPFLRSGKVRGIAIVGNVRSPQLANVKTLAEQGYKFNTVGWFGMFAPAGTNPATVKRLSDEVNKVQALPEIADLMKKLNFEPPPVKSSAQLAEVVKHDLQVWTTIANDAGIKVEE; this is encoded by the coding sequence ATGTCAGTACTGAAAAAGCTGGTCGCAGTCACGGTGTGCGCCGAGGCAGTCATTGCCTTGTGCGCGCCAGGCCCGGTGCAGGCACAGGCAGCCTGGCCCGCGCGCCCGATTCAAATGATCGTGCCGTCGTCTCCCGGATCTGGAACCGACGCGCTGGCGCGGGTCATGGCGCAGCGTCTTTCCGAATCGCTGAAGCAGGCTGTGGTCGTGGAGAACCGGCCGGGCGGCAGCGGGGTGATCGGGACTAACGCCGTCCTCAAGGCGGCTCCGGATGGCTACACGATTCTCTACACAACGGCAAGCAACATGGTGGTTGCGCCGGCTGTCATGAAGTCCATTTCCCAGGAGGCGAGAAAGAGCCTCGTGCCGATCGCGCAGACAGCTGTGGGTGGGGTGTTGCTGCTGGTGAGCCCGGATCTGCCGGTGCACGACTTGCCTGGACTCATCCAGTATGTGAGGGCGAATCCGGATAAGTACAGCTATGGCAGCTGGGCCACCGGGTCGTCCGCGCATTTGACGATGGAGTGGTTGAAGAATCAGACTGGCATGAAGACCGAACACGTCGCATATCGGACATCCAGTCAACTGCTCACCGAGCTTTCCTCGGGTGTGCTGAAGATCGGCTGGACCGATCCCAGCGTGGCGGTTCCTTTCCTGCGTTCCGGGAAGGTGCGCGGCATTGCCATTGTGGGCAACGTGCGGTCTCCCCAGCTTGCCAACGTCAAGACGTTGGCGGAACAGGGCTACAAGTTCAATACGGTGGGATGGTTCGGCATGTTCGCGCCGGCCGGAACTAATCCGGCGACCGTGAAGCGGCTGTCCGATGAGGTCAACAAGGTGCAGGCCTTGCCGGAGATCGCGGACCTGATGAAGAAACTGAACTTCGAGCCACCCCCGGTAAAGTCCTCCGCGCAGTTGGCCGAGGTCGTCAAGCACGATCTGCAAGTCTGGACGACGATCGCCAACGACGCAGGGATCAAAGTCGAAGAATGA
- a CDS encoding transposase DNA-binding-containing protein, translating into MDGEVGDSNFRDFRLHKRLRTLLGRLWRRMGQNCSLRLRGLGQH; encoded by the coding sequence TTGGATGGCGAGGTTGGCGACAGCAACTTCCGGGACTTTCGGCTTCACAAGCGCTTGCGGACCTTGCTTGGCCGACTATGGCGGCGAATGGGTCAAAATTGTTCCCTTCGCTTGCGAGGATTGGGCCAACACTAA
- a CDS encoding RBBP9/YdeN family alpha/beta hydrolase, which yields MASATPTVLIIPGLRDHVPEHWQTLLAAKLPRVVSVAPLEQDKLSCAARVDAIDRALATIEGPVIIVAHSAGAMMVAHWAARGATREILGALLAAPADLETPMPAGYPTTDTLSDHGWLPIPRGTLPFPSIVAASSNDALTPLDRARDLAQAWGSRFVELGEVGHLNPASGYGEWPQAEAFIRELS from the coding sequence ATGGCCTCTGCGACACCGACCGTTCTCATCATCCCTGGCCTGCGTGACCATGTGCCGGAACACTGGCAGACCCTGCTGGCGGCGAAGCTGCCTCGCGTAGTCAGCGTCGCCCCGCTTGAGCAAGACAAGCTGAGTTGCGCTGCCCGCGTCGACGCGATCGATCGCGCTCTGGCCACCATCGAGGGGCCGGTGATCATCGTGGCGCACAGCGCAGGCGCGATGATGGTCGCCCATTGGGCGGCACGAGGCGCCACACGCGAGATCCTCGGCGCACTGCTTGCAGCGCCCGCGGACCTCGAGACGCCCATGCCTGCAGGCTACCCGACAACCGACACACTGAGCGACCACGGTTGGCTGCCGATCCCTCGCGGCACATTGCCGTTCCCGAGCATCGTTGCGGCAAGCAGCAACGATGCTCTGACGCCTCTCGACCGCGCCCGTGACCTGGCGCAGGCGTGGGGCAGTCGCTTCGTCGAACTCGGCGAGGTCGGGCATCTGAATCCCGCTTCAGGTTATGGCGAGTGGCCGCAGGCCGAAGCGTTCATTCGCGAACTCTCGTGA
- a CDS encoding 3-keto-5-aminohexanoate cleavage protein, with the protein MNFLDGHLYPENQQPLIITAAPYAPGWIPSDFPEDIPITMEEQIQKAVDCYEAGARVLHLHVREPDGRGSKRLSMFNELIAGVRAAVPEMVIQVGGSISFAPEEGQGAKWLSDDTRHMLAELDPKPDQVTVTVNTTQMNVTEHAGLDDFKGVSRGFPHLYNTYRDMIVPSNPSWAEEHIRRLTAAGIQSEFQCYNINSFETIERMIRRGVYKGPLVMNWVAISGGMDQANIYNLANFLRAAPDGAVITVESSVLNVLPVNMIGMALGLHVRCGIEDVLWNQTRTGKMSSVEQIKQLVRIAGEFGRPIATAKQTREILKLGVFYDTVEETLQANGFARNRNGGNQGFLRKPD; encoded by the coding sequence ATGAACTTCCTTGACGGCCACCTGTATCCCGAGAACCAGCAGCCGCTGATCATCACAGCCGCTCCCTATGCGCCGGGCTGGATTCCCTCAGACTTCCCGGAAGATATCCCTATCACCATGGAGGAGCAGATCCAGAAGGCGGTGGATTGCTACGAAGCCGGTGCGAGAGTGCTGCATCTGCATGTGCGTGAGCCCGACGGCAGGGGCAGCAAGCGCTTGTCCATGTTCAACGAGCTGATCGCCGGGGTGCGCGCTGCCGTGCCAGAAATGGTCATCCAAGTGGGGGGCTCTATCAGCTTCGCGCCGGAAGAAGGCCAGGGTGCCAAATGGCTTAGCGATGACACGCGGCATATGCTGGCTGAACTCGATCCGAAGCCCGACCAGGTGACGGTGACCGTCAACACCACGCAGATGAATGTAACGGAGCATGCTGGGCTGGATGACTTCAAGGGAGTTTCGCGGGGATTCCCGCACCTCTATAACACCTACAGGGACATGATCGTGCCCTCGAATCCCAGCTGGGCCGAGGAGCACATCCGACGTTTGACAGCCGCTGGAATCCAAAGTGAGTTTCAGTGCTACAACATCAATAGCTTTGAAACGATTGAGCGGATGATTCGCCGCGGCGTTTACAAGGGGCCACTGGTGATGAACTGGGTGGCTATCAGCGGCGGCATGGATCAAGCGAACATCTACAACCTGGCAAACTTCCTGCGTGCTGCGCCGGACGGAGCCGTGATTACGGTGGAGAGTTCGGTGCTAAATGTGCTGCCCGTGAATATGATCGGCATGGCCTTGGGCCTGCACGTGCGGTGCGGCATCGAGGATGTACTTTGGAACCAGACCCGCACGGGAAAGATGAGCTCCGTCGAGCAGATCAAGCAATTAGTGCGTATCGCCGGCGAATTCGGTCGCCCCATAGCGACAGCGAAGCAGACACGAGAGATCTTGAAGCTTGGGGTCTTCTACGACACCGTGGAAGAAACGCTTCAAGCCAATGGCTTCGCACGCAATCGTAACGGTGGCAACCAAGGATTCCTGCGTAAGCCAGACTAA
- a CDS encoding TauD/TfdA dioxygenase family protein, with the protein MRVEPVTCTIGAELSNVNLGAAAENDQLMAEIRALLLKYRVLFFRDQDITRAQHVAFARRFGELEDHPVVGSHPDYPGLVQIYKTPDSPPERNENSWHTDATWREKPPLGCVLRCIECPPVGGDTMWVNMVEAYNQLPEDIKTKIAPLRARHSIEASFGAAMPIEKRLALKAQYPDAEHPVVRTHPETEEKVLFVNGSFTTHFTNYNVPANVRYGLDKAPGASNLLNYLVSQATIPEYQVRFRWKKNSVAFWDNRSTQHYAVMDYPPCDRKMERTAIIGDAPY; encoded by the coding sequence ATCCGGGTCGAGCCAGTCACTTGCACGATCGGTGCGGAGCTCAGCAACGTCAACCTGGGCGCGGCTGCCGAGAACGACCAACTGATGGCAGAAATCCGGGCCTTGCTCTTAAAGTATCGCGTGCTGTTCTTCCGCGACCAGGACATCACTCGCGCACAGCACGTGGCTTTTGCGCGCCGCTTTGGCGAGCTGGAGGACCATCCAGTTGTGGGCAGCCATCCCGATTACCCTGGACTGGTTCAGATCTACAAAACCCCGGACAGTCCTCCCGAACGCAACGAGAATTCCTGGCATACCGATGCCACCTGGCGCGAAAAGCCTCCGTTAGGCTGCGTACTGCGCTGTATCGAATGCCCGCCTGTGGGTGGAGACACGATGTGGGTCAATATGGTCGAGGCGTACAACCAGTTGCCCGAGGATATCAAGACGAAGATCGCCCCGTTGCGCGCGCGCCACAGCATCGAGGCGAGCTTCGGCGCCGCGATGCCGATCGAGAAGCGTCTTGCACTGAAGGCTCAGTACCCGGACGCCGAGCACCCGGTTGTGCGCACTCATCCCGAAACCGAAGAGAAAGTGCTATTCGTCAACGGGAGTTTTACGACGCACTTCACAAATTACAATGTGCCGGCCAACGTCCGCTACGGGCTAGACAAGGCGCCCGGTGCCAGTAATTTGCTTAACTACCTGGTCAGCCAGGCCACTATCCCCGAATACCAGGTGCGTTTTCGATGGAAGAAAAACAGTGTCGCATTCTGGGACAACCGTTCAACCCAGCACTACGCAGTCATGGATTACCCGCCGTGCGACAGAAAGATGGAGCGCACCGCCATCATCGGTGACGCGCCCTACTGA
- a CDS encoding porin → MRSFSKLSKLNHALIAAGAICAGSAQAQNSVTLYGVADMNIEFANHIGAVPNAANKFNAGPSNNVYRMNSGGLSGSRWGLRGAEDLGNGVKSVFVLESGFNLDSGTSQQGGRLFGRQAYVGISTQFGQVTFGRQYTSMFESIANFVPAAFATQYEPIVMLTGANFREDNTIKYSGQFGPVSALAHWSFGTGLALPTMVANGPLLGGNGEVPGQFRRDTAYGAALTYISGPVGVAVAYDQFNPTISNPLTAAALGSGSFKKATVAGSYAFGPAKIMGGYRWGQNKDQNGSLIERDDFYWIGANYQVTPALGLTLEYNYDNVKSFFASKSVPNPWQVAFIADYTLSKRTDVYLTTAYAKNAGLGLDSAMIGYANSLSLGNSYTLASGQSNMLGVAAGIRHKF, encoded by the coding sequence ATGAGATCGTTCAGCAAACTGAGCAAGCTTAATCATGCACTCATCGCTGCGGGCGCAATCTGCGCCGGCAGCGCACAGGCACAGAACAGTGTGACGCTGTATGGCGTGGCGGATATGAACATTGAGTTCGCCAACCATATCGGCGCCGTTCCCAACGCAGCCAACAAGTTCAATGCGGGCCCGTCCAACAATGTCTACCGCATGAACTCCGGCGGCCTGTCCGGTTCGCGTTGGGGCTTGCGCGGCGCGGAGGATCTTGGCAATGGGGTGAAATCCGTTTTCGTTCTGGAAAGCGGCTTTAACCTGGATAGCGGCACGTCGCAGCAAGGCGGCCGCCTGTTCGGTCGCCAGGCCTACGTGGGCATCAGCACGCAGTTTGGCCAGGTGACCTTCGGCCGTCAGTACACTTCGATGTTCGAGAGCATCGCGAACTTCGTGCCGGCTGCCTTTGCCACGCAGTATGAACCGATCGTGATGCTGACCGGCGCGAACTTCCGCGAGGACAACACCATCAAGTACTCCGGCCAGTTCGGGCCGGTGTCCGCACTGGCGCACTGGTCCTTCGGTACCGGCCTGGCGTTGCCGACGATGGTGGCCAACGGCCCGCTCCTCGGCGGCAACGGCGAAGTACCGGGCCAGTTCCGCCGCGACACCGCCTATGGCGCGGCTCTGACCTACATTTCCGGTCCTGTCGGTGTGGCCGTTGCTTACGACCAGTTCAATCCGACCATTTCCAACCCGTTAACTGCTGCTGCCCTCGGCAGCGGCAGCTTCAAGAAGGCGACGGTCGCGGGAAGCTATGCGTTCGGCCCGGCAAAGATCATGGGCGGCTATCGCTGGGGCCAGAACAAGGACCAGAATGGCAGCCTGATCGAGCGCGACGACTTTTACTGGATCGGTGCCAACTACCAGGTGACGCCGGCGCTCGGCCTGACGCTTGAGTACAACTACGACAACGTCAAGAGCTTCTTCGCCAGCAAGTCGGTGCCGAACCCATGGCAGGTTGCGTTTATCGCGGACTACACGCTTTCCAAGCGGACTGATGTCTACCTGACCACGGCATATGCAAAGAATGCGGGTCTGGGACTGGATTCTGCGATGATCGGCTACGCGAACAGCCTTTCCCTTGGCAATAGCTACACGCTAGCCAGCGGCCAAAGCAATATGCTCGGTGTCGCCGCAGGTATTCGCCACAAGTTCTAA
- a CDS encoding IS4 family transposase: protein MARLGLQRALDPAWIDQLFEQERETQYTRELLFSTTVEIMSLVAVGLRPSVHAAAKASPALPVSITALYDKISRTEPGLVRALVQGSARRLGPVVQPMLRKQPPSVDGYRLRIVDGSHLPASEKRLKPLRGFRGAALPGQSLVVYDPDTAMIVDLVPCEDAHAQERAIMETLLASAQPAELWIADRSFSTRAILAGWQRRGSAFIVREHGRNPSPSELEPLREMGRVETGIVYEQAVSIPDESNAPLVLRRIELHLDGATEDGDTVIRLLTNVPAAHLTAEAVARLYRRRWSIENMFQRLESVLNSEIRSLSQPRAALLAFGVAALAYNVLSVIATAVRIRHELDTSDIELSPYYLASEIRATYAGMMIAVPPEVWQAYDLLTPAQLGRELIKMATHVDPRAMRKHTRGPKAPKKKGYVAGCVARRHVSTARVIKAGRVV, encoded by the coding sequence ATGGCGCGCCTGGGGTTGCAACGCGCCCTTGATCCGGCCTGGATCGACCAGTTGTTCGAGCAAGAGCGTGAAACGCAGTACACGCGGGAGCTATTGTTCTCGACGACGGTGGAAATCATGTCACTGGTCGCCGTGGGGCTGCGCCCGTCGGTGCATGCGGCGGCCAAGGCCAGTCCGGCGTTGCCGGTTTCCATCACCGCGCTGTACGACAAGATCAGCCGGACCGAGCCCGGACTGGTTCGTGCCCTGGTGCAAGGCAGCGCGCGGCGGCTGGGGCCGGTCGTGCAACCGATGTTGCGCAAGCAGCCGCCCTCGGTGGACGGCTATCGCCTGCGCATCGTGGATGGCAGCCATTTGCCGGCGAGCGAAAAGCGCCTGAAACCATTACGTGGGTTTCGGGGCGCGGCCTTGCCGGGGCAGTCATTGGTCGTCTATGACCCGGACACAGCGATGATCGTTGATCTGGTGCCCTGTGAAGATGCGCATGCCCAGGAGCGGGCCATCATGGAAACCCTGCTCGCATCGGCTCAGCCGGCCGAGCTGTGGATCGCCGATCGCAGCTTCAGCACCCGGGCGATTCTTGCCGGCTGGCAGCGTCGCGGCAGCGCCTTCATCGTGCGGGAGCACGGCCGCAATCCGAGCCCCAGCGAGCTGGAGCCGTTACGCGAAATGGGCCGGGTCGAAACCGGCATCGTGTACGAGCAAGCGGTCAGCATCCCAGATGAATCGAACGCGCCGCTGGTGCTGCGGCGCATCGAGCTACATCTGGATGGCGCCACCGAGGACGGTGACACCGTCATCCGCCTGCTGACCAATGTCCCGGCCGCCCATCTGACGGCCGAGGCCGTCGCCCGGCTATACCGGCGACGCTGGAGCATAGAGAATATGTTTCAGCGGCTGGAATCGGTGCTCAACAGTGAGATTCGTTCGTTGAGCCAACCGCGCGCGGCGCTGCTGGCCTTCGGCGTGGCGGCGCTCGCGTATAACGTACTGAGCGTGATTGCGACTGCGGTGAGAATCCGGCATGAGCTGGATACCAGCGACATCGAGCTCTCACCGTATTACCTCGCCAGCGAAATCCGGGCAACTTATGCCGGCATGATGATCGCGGTGCCGCCCGAGGTGTGGCAGGCCTATGACCTCCTCACCCCAGCTCAGCTCGGTCGCGAGTTGATCAAGATGGCGACGCACGTTGATCCCCGCGCGATGCGCAAACATACGCGGGGACCGAAAGCGCCGAAGAAGAAAGGCTATGTGGCCGGATGCGTAGCACGGCGGCATGTTTCTACCGCCCGTGTCATCAAGGCTGGACGTGTCGTCTAA